In Microvirga lotononidis, a single genomic region encodes these proteins:
- a CDS encoding ABC transporter permease, with amino-acid sequence MRTQLARRSTRIEWSALSIVVLVVVWQGAASFADPRLLPGPGRVGATMVEAALEGSLFVNIGITLARVLASFVLAMTIGTAIGIALGRVLLLNRFFDPWLILFLNLPALVVIVLCYVWLGLTEAAAITAVAINKIPNVAVTLREGGRALDCDLLEMASAYEIGQWKTLRHVVLPQLTPYFMGAIRSGLALVWKIVLVVELLGRSSGVGFVIGSAFQLFDVSTILAYALAFVAVIQMIELLILQPWERRLNRWRR; translated from the coding sequence ATGAGGACGCAACTGGCCAGGCGTTCGACGCGCATTGAATGGTCGGCACTGTCAATCGTCGTCCTGGTCGTCGTGTGGCAGGGCGCAGCATCCTTCGCCGATCCACGTCTGCTGCCGGGACCGGGCCGGGTCGGCGCAACGATGGTCGAGGCCGCGCTCGAGGGCTCCCTCTTCGTTAATATCGGCATCACCCTCGCACGGGTCCTCGCGAGTTTCGTCCTTGCGATGACGATCGGGACGGCCATCGGCATTGCACTCGGACGCGTCCTGCTGCTGAACCGCTTTTTCGACCCCTGGCTGATCCTCTTCCTGAACTTGCCCGCCCTCGTCGTCATCGTTCTCTGCTACGTCTGGCTGGGCCTGACCGAGGCGGCTGCGATCACCGCGGTTGCGATCAACAAGATCCCCAACGTGGCCGTTACCTTGCGCGAAGGCGGTCGGGCGCTGGACTGCGATCTCCTCGAAATGGCGTCCGCTTACGAGATCGGCCAATGGAAGACCTTGCGGCACGTGGTCCTGCCTCAACTCACTCCCTACTTCATGGGTGCCATCCGTTCGGGTCTGGCGCTCGTGTGGAAGATTGTTCTCGTGGTCGAACTGCTCGGCCGCAGCAGCGGGGTGGGCTTCGTCATCGGTTCGGCGTTCCAGCTCTTCGATGTCTCCACGATCCTGGCCTATGCCCTTGCGTTCGTCGCCGTCATCCAGATGATCGAGCTGCTTATCCTCCAGCCTTGGGAGCGGAGGCTGAACCGATGGCGGCGATGA
- a CDS encoding ABC transporter ATP-binding protein, producing the protein MAAMTGLEIEIAHKSYLPLGGAPVRRIFEGFHLSVDPGEFVCLLGPSGIGKTTLLNMISGLDTEYSGRIGFDDVAKPRMAYVFQTPRLLPWRTVLENILLPLPSTEAARRTALDLLASMGMSDTQDVYPERLSLGMQRRVALARAFAIEPDLLLMDEPFTSLDEPTADRLRDLLIGMLAQRSATVLFVTHDSRDAIRMASRIVVLAGSPIQAVRDIPVELSQGERQDKGAIEAFRGRFLAQPQRFC; encoded by the coding sequence ATGGCGGCGATGACCGGGCTCGAGATTGAGATCGCACACAAGAGCTATCTCCCGTTGGGCGGCGCTCCGGTGCGTCGAATCTTCGAGGGTTTCCATCTGTCGGTCGATCCGGGGGAGTTCGTCTGCCTGCTCGGGCCATCCGGGATCGGCAAGACCACGTTGCTGAACATGATCTCCGGCTTGGACACGGAGTATTCCGGCCGGATCGGGTTCGACGACGTGGCAAAGCCGCGGATGGCTTACGTTTTCCAGACGCCACGCCTGCTGCCCTGGCGGACGGTGCTCGAGAACATCCTCCTTCCGCTTCCGTCCACGGAGGCCGCGCGGAGAACGGCACTCGATCTCCTCGCGAGCATGGGGATGTCTGACACCCAGGATGTCTATCCTGAGCGCCTGTCTCTCGGCATGCAGCGCCGCGTCGCGCTCGCGCGGGCTTTTGCCATCGAGCCTGACCTCCTGCTGATGGACGAGCCCTTCACATCGTTGGACGAGCCGACAGCGGATCGGTTGCGTGATCTCTTGATCGGGATGCTGGCCCAGAGATCGGCTACGGTCCTTTTCGTCACCCACGACAGCCGGGATGCCATCCGGATGGCGAGCCGGATTGTCGTCCTTGCAGGCTCGCCCATCCAGGCAGTCAGGGATATTCCCGTTGAACTGAGCCAGGGTGAGCGCCAGGACAAGGGCGCCATCGAGGCGTTTCGAGGCCGTTTTCTGGCGCAACCCCAACGATTCTGCTAG
- the gfa gene encoding S-(hydroxymethyl)glutathione synthase produces MQNATLSIHPAVDNGITKGEQNYAGGRLVCKCTSDPVVVEIKGDSAHNHLCGCTKCWKPSGATFAMVAVVPRDNVTVTANADKLQVVDTSATIQRHACKVCGVHMYGRIENKNHPFYGLDFIHTELSPQKGWSEPKFAAFVSSVIESGVDPAQMPQIRARLRELGLEPYDCLSPELMDLIAAHTAKAKQAAVAA; encoded by the coding sequence ATGCAGAATGCAACTCTCTCGATCCACCCAGCCGTCGACAATGGCATAACCAAGGGCGAGCAGAACTACGCCGGAGGCAGGCTCGTCTGCAAGTGCACCAGCGATCCGGTCGTCGTGGAGATCAAGGGTGATAGCGCCCACAACCATCTTTGCGGCTGCACCAAGTGCTGGAAGCCAAGCGGTGCCACCTTCGCCATGGTCGCCGTCGTGCCTCGCGATAACGTGACCGTAACGGCGAACGCGGACAAGTTGCAGGTCGTCGATACCTCCGCGACGATCCAGCGGCATGCCTGTAAGGTATGCGGCGTCCACATGTATGGCCGCATCGAGAACAAGAACCATCCATTCTATGGCTTGGATTTCATTCACACGGAGCTCTCGCCCCAGAAGGGCTGGTCGGAACCGAAGTTCGCCGCCTTCGTGTCTTCGGTCATCGAGTCGGGCGTCGACCCGGCCCAGATGCCGCAGATCCGCGCGCGGCTGAGGGAACTCGGGCTGGAGCCGTACGACTGCCTGTCGCCGGAGCTGATGGACCTCATTGCTGCCCATACGGCCAAGGCCAAGCAGGCGGCCGTAGCCGCCTGA
- a CDS encoding formate dehydrogenase subunit gamma produces the protein MPRFREWDQVRAREIIAAHGSLEGPVLPILHALLDEFGHIPEDAIGLVASDLNLSRAEIHGTVSFYHDFRREPAGEHILKLCRAEACQSMSGPQLARDLLDELGIEWGGTTSDGALTVEAVYCLGLCACAPSALYDGEPIGRLDRKRLDGVVREARGT, from the coding sequence ATGCCGAGGTTCCGCGAGTGGGATCAAGTTCGCGCGCGAGAGATCATCGCAGCGCATGGTTCTCTGGAAGGCCCGGTGCTGCCGATCCTCCATGCCCTCCTGGACGAGTTCGGGCATATTCCCGAGGATGCCATAGGCCTTGTGGCCTCGGACCTGAACCTGTCCCGGGCCGAGATCCACGGGACCGTCAGCTTCTATCATGATTTTCGCCGCGAGCCCGCAGGTGAGCACATCCTCAAGCTGTGCCGTGCGGAAGCCTGTCAGTCCATGAGCGGCCCGCAGCTCGCACGCGACCTGCTGGATGAGCTCGGGATTGAGTGGGGCGGAACCACGTCTGATGGCGCCTTGACCGTCGAAGCGGTCTATTGTCTTGGGCTGTGTGCCTGCGCCCCATCGGCGCTCTATGACGGTGAACCCATCGGAAGGCTGGACCGGAAACGGCTCGACGGCGTCGTCCGGGAGGCTCGGGGAACATGA
- a CDS encoding S-(hydroxymethyl)glutathione dehydrogenase/class III alcohol dehydrogenase yields the protein METRAAVAWEAGKPLTIETIRLEGPKAGEVLVEVMATGVCHTDAYTLSGLDSEGKFPAILGHEGAGIVREVGPGVTTLKVGDHVIPLYTPECRNCKSCLSRRTNLCTAIRATQGQGVMPDGTSRFRCDGETVFHYMGCSTFANFTVLPEIALAKVREDAPFDKICYIGCGVTTGIGAVIYTAKVWPGANVVVFGLGGIGLNVIQGARMVGADKIIGVDINPAKAEMARKFGMTDFINPKEIGNDKVVQAIVDLTGGGADFSFDATGNTDVMRQALECCHRGWGESIIIGVAEAGKEIATRPFQLVTGRVWKGTAFGGARGRTDVPKIVDWYMEGKINIDDLITHTMPLDEINTAFDLMHEGKSIRSVIVY from the coding sequence ATGGAAACCAGGGCCGCTGTGGCATGGGAGGCTGGCAAGCCGCTCACCATCGAAACCATCCGCCTCGAAGGTCCCAAGGCCGGCGAGGTGCTCGTGGAGGTGATGGCGACGGGCGTCTGCCACACCGACGCCTATACGCTCTCGGGCCTTGATTCCGAAGGCAAGTTCCCGGCGATCCTGGGCCACGAGGGCGCGGGCATCGTGCGCGAGGTCGGCCCCGGCGTGACGACGCTGAAAGTCGGCGATCACGTGATCCCGCTCTACACGCCCGAGTGCCGCAACTGCAAATCCTGCCTGTCGCGCCGCACCAATCTCTGCACCGCCATCCGGGCCACGCAGGGCCAGGGCGTCATGCCCGACGGCACGAGCCGCTTCCGCTGCGATGGCGAGACGGTGTTCCACTACATGGGTTGCTCGACCTTCGCGAACTTCACCGTTCTGCCGGAGATCGCGCTCGCCAAGGTGCGCGAGGACGCGCCCTTCGACAAGATCTGCTATATCGGCTGCGGCGTCACCACGGGCATCGGCGCGGTGATCTACACGGCGAAGGTGTGGCCCGGCGCCAACGTGGTGGTGTTCGGCCTCGGCGGCATCGGCCTCAACGTGATCCAGGGCGCGCGCATGGTCGGCGCCGACAAGATCATCGGCGTCGACATCAATCCGGCCAAGGCCGAGATGGCCAGGAAGTTCGGCATGACCGACTTCATCAACCCGAAGGAGATCGGCAACGACAAGGTCGTGCAGGCCATCGTCGATCTGACGGGCGGCGGCGCGGACTTCTCCTTCGATGCCACCGGCAACACGGACGTGATGCGCCAGGCGCTCGAATGCTGCCATCGCGGCTGGGGCGAGAGCATCATCATCGGCGTGGCGGAAGCCGGCAAGGAGATCGCCACCCGTCCGTTCCAGCTCGTAACCGGCCGCGTCTGGAAGGGCACGGCCTTCGGCGGCGCGCGCGGGCGCACGGACGTGCCGAAGATCGTCGACTGGTACATGGAGGGCAAGATCAACATCGACGATCTGATCACCCACACGATGCCGCTCGACGAGATCAACACCGCCTTCGACCTCATGCACGAGGGCAAGTCGATCCGCTCCGTGATCGTGTACTGA